CCACTATGGGGGTGTGCTCACAGCCCATCATGCAACTGACATATCAATAAGTGCATTCTTAGATTGGGGAAAGtaatattgtttttctttcacATCAGTGGCCTATATTATTGCAGTTTGGAAGCTTCATTTGATTGGGACTTCAccattttgtgtttttataggAGAAGGATATTGCAAGCTGCTCTTAAGACATTTtgacataaaataatttatttgactGTGTTTAATCATTAGATTTAGTAGGCATAGAAGGACATTATTGTTTGACATTGTTTACTATAGTATTATACTAATCATCTCTGTGTACTTATGCTTTGGAGCTATAAAGAGATGCAATGCTGATTAAGGGAGATGCAAATACCTATATGAGTGTATATGGTTTGGAATCCGCTCAAATATTAACTCTTAGTCTGGTTTATTCAGATTATGACCATTCTATTGACAGCTCAGAAATGTCATTTTGGATTAGGGTGTTCATTTAAAACAATTATATTATGCTCTTTAGTATATTGATGTTTTTTGCCTAATAGCTTATTCGTTGATGCAGCTGATTCGGATGATAACTGATGGACATTTAAAAGGAGTCCAGGTACCACATGTCACTTATACGCATGCAATGGAGCTTAAGCCTTACATAGAGGAACCACTCTCAAAATATGCTACATCTTTAAGTTTTATAGATCTTGATCTTCGCCCACGAATGAGACATGACTTTATCCTGTCAAGTAAAGCCACTGTTAATGAGTATTGGCAAACTTTGGAGTATTGCTATGCTGCTGCTGATCCAAGATCTGCTTTGCTTGCATTCCCTGGATCTGCTGTTCATGAGGTATGCACTTGGGGTAATGTTTTCTAAGTTTGTCCACTTGGAATGATTTCAAATTCATTCACCACAAACTTAAATATTCATGCTATCATTTCTGAGCTAAAATATGCACATGACTTGTTTAATCATATATATCCTTCTATTTGTGCAGTCAGATTCTGTTTTTAATCTTTAGGATTGCCAGGTATATGAAGTACCCATCAAAAAGACTACTGTTTAAACCTTATCTTTTACAGGTTTTCCTATTCCGGTCATGGGCCTCAGTCCGGGTTATGACAGCTGATCAGCGTGCGGAGCTCTTAAATCGTGTGGTGCAGGATGATATAAGtgaaaaaatttcatataaagATTGTGAGAAGATTGCAAAGGAACTTAATCTGACCTTAGAGCAGGTTAGATTGTCTTCTTGTTTGCTCGCATGATTCCATATTTTATCTATTTACCTTTATGGCAAATTGACATAATACCATTAGGCAGATCCTTGTTaaaccccccccaaaaaaaaagaaaaagaaaaggcagaTCATATGTACAACAGGCTATTTAATAGGTTGATGTACTCTTGGTATTATATAATAACTGAAATATCCTGAATTCCAAAAGTCATGTAATTTGTTCATAATGGAGTTATTTGGTCTGTTTTAATTTAAGTGAATTCCCATGTTTCCATTGAATCTGCTCCTTAATTTATCttccaaaatctaaaataagAAGGAAGAAGGGACTATCAACTATGAGAAAGTATAAGATGAGGTTATTTGATTTCAAAGCAtaactctttttcctttttctttttctattttaatctttttaaaaagtttatatatatttatttataaaagcttGAAATGATTTATGTCATCAATATAAGATTTTGACAAGAGACCTATCTCCATCCCTTTGAACGCCCTTCCTATTTTGCTTAATTAATTGAAGTCAAATGTGGCCTTACCTAtcatttgatgaaaattttttaatttaatttatatcgATAATATTGTGGGTTCCATTTAGCTCAATTGGTGAAGTCTCATGTTGTCAAATAAGTGAACCCGAGTTTGAATCCTATTtacatgaacaaaaaaaagaaccaattGGTGCCTTGACCTGACGATACAGAGCAATCATCATTTATCATGGAGTGAACGCTATTGGTTTCAAATCCTATCCTATCTAtcccttttaaaaataaaaataaaaattaatgccaaattatgattttataattataatatctAAGAGCAGGCATCTTCAAGAGGAGACTTTAATGGAATCACATCTGCTTGGaacttggatttaaaataaagaaataaaaattaatttctttgaGCACTTATTAGGTAGTTTATATGTTTTGAACATATCCAGTggcttttgattcttttgaggTGATACATCTTTATCTAtctatctgttttttttttttttttgataagatttTATCTATCTATCCCTAAAGTTTTAGGATAGTACATTTGCTTGAATCATCAATTTCTTTCCTGTTCTTGCCTAATTCACATACTAACTTATGAAAGTCTACATTTGAGTTTggaaataacatttttcttaatttaaaaaaaaaaaaaaactttctggTCCTATTTACTGGTTAGTATTATGGTCATCACTCTACTTTTTCTTTGGTCTTTTGCTTGTACAAACCACAGAATCATTTGTTTATTACTTATTTTGTAAATAGTTCTACTCTTCTAttcatttgtttatatttatttttgcacttcttttgtcaatttactcAATGATGTTTCTTGTTCGCCCTCTTTAAATATGATGCCTGGTTCTCTTTGAATATCACTTGCAGGTGTTTCGTGTGTATTATGATAGCTGCCAACGATATGtgcttatatttatttttgcacTTTGTTCCTTTACTCAATGATGTTTTGAGACCAATATTTGTTGTGTTTTTGGTTGGCATTCATTTAAACATGATGCCTATTTGTTTCTTTGGATACCACTTGCAGGTGCTTCGTGTGTATTATGATAAGCGCCAACAACGACTTAATAGATTTCAGGGTAAAGGGGATGAGTCCCAACTGGTAAGAAGGAAACGCAATTCATCTTCTTGGAGAGGGGAAAGATCTCCAGTAGCGAGGTCAACAAAGCGCGCCAGAGTTGACACAGAAACTGGACAGTTGGACAAGCAGAGATTTGATGGATTGCCTGATACTGTTAACCAATGTATGGGAGAAAAAGATCTTTTGGTCACTTATCCAGGAGAGCATAACAATCATTTGCAAACAATTCAGGAGGATGATCATCTCAAAAGTGAGGAGGAGCCAGGACAAAGTGAAGATGAGGAGTGCTATTCCTTTATTAGTCAGTGTGCTGTTTCAAAGATGGATCCAACTCGTCAAAGAAGGTTTTCATGGACAGATGAAGCTGACAGGTAAAGAAATTTGGATGTACAAAGTATTATTTGTTGGCTATAAGAACAATCTCGTGAAAAGAAACTGGGAAATGTCAAAGTTTATCCTAGAAGGAAGCTTTAAAAAAGCTACAATTAAAAGAATCTGGGAAAAAGCATAGCATTATGGTCAATCGTATTAGAAAGGCATGGGGATTATTGAAAAACGGGCTCATGTAGAAAATTTCATGCTAAGTTGACCCAGTGCTATTGTTACTGAGAAGATAAAGAACATGATacttatctaaattaaatttgtaaattgtaattttttaatatactttGTGTTCATCATCAAGAACATGAAGTAATCTGctctttcaataaaatattattagttataaaaatttaaggaaaaaataaatttgtcaaaatcaCTTGACGTGCAGAATTCATATTATGCATGTATGCTTTGGTTGGGTCTGTTGTTTATTTGATTTATGTGATGATAGAATTATATTCTTACCTAAGTGGTATTGTTTTTTTCTGTGTAATTCTCCTAAATCAGTATCTTCCTTCTAGGCAATTGGTGATCCAATATGTAAGACACCGTGTAGTTCGTGGGGCAAAATATCATCGCACAGATTGGTCTTCGCTTCCTGACCTTCCAGCACCTCCAGTTACCTGTAAGAGAAGAATGGCATTGCTGAACAGGAACAGAATATTCAGAAAAGCTGTAATGAGGCTCTGTAATTTCCTTGGTGCGCGGTACGCTAAACACCTGGAGAAAACCCAGAACAGGTCACTAAAGAAAGATGCTTGTGGAATGCTTGTGCAAAGTTTATCAGTGGAAGGTCTTGAGAGGAATTTTTCCAATGTTGATGAACATACTCAAGAGACAGGTCTTGAGGAAAAACCGTGGtatgattttgatgatgaaagTCTAAAGGCAGACCTTGATGAGGTTATGTGGTACAAGAGGATGGGTAAACTGGAGGCCTCCAGAAGAGTTGAATCTGCAAATGTAATGctcccaaaattttctttttcttttatttatcttaCATTTTAATTACTTCCAAGATCTCTCATTTGAGAGAGCAACCTCGTACTTGGATTGCACTGCCTTTGGAGCTTCCTCTCAGCATGGGCTGACACATTTAGTTAGCTCTAATGTTTGGTCAATGTGATTGAACAAATCAATCTGGTTATTCTGTGTGTGAGTGTTATCCATTTTAGCTCCTGTAAATTCTAGGGCTAAGAGGAGCCTTTTCATTAACCAAGCTTCACCATAATGCGTGCAGTATTGATGTCCACGTGACTAGTGCATGTCATCTGCCCTTTTCTGAACTCTCCCCCTAGGCTGTGGATCCCCTCGCTGAGCATATATCTCAATATGTGCTTCATCCTTATAGTCATGCTTTTGAGCACTTTTCTAAGCTGGCAggcaataatatatatttttgtttgcaGGACTCTCAGGAATCTGAATTGGTTGCATCAAACAGTTCTTGTCAGGATGTTGAGAACAATGGTGGGATTCTACAAAAAATAACTGCCAAAAAATCACGTCGCCGCCTTAATCAGAAGTTTATTAAGCTTTTGAATGAAGGGGTCAATGTTAGTAGACAAGTATATGAGTCATTGGCTGTTTCCAATGCTGTGGAGCTATTTAAGCTTGTCTTTTTAAGTACCTCAACAGCAGCAGAGGTGCCAAATCTCCTGGCAGAAATTTTACGGCGTTACTCACAGCATGATCTTTTTGCAGCTTTTAACTTCCTTAGAGAGAATAAAATCATGGTAAGTTATGTTTTTCTAGTTCTTTGATTCCATGCATTCTATGTTAATGGTCTACGCAAGTGGATTGAGGTCTTAGAGTGGTAAATTGTCAAGTCAATGTTGTGGTACTAGGGAGATAAGCATGCAGTGCCTCACCCTCCTTCAAACCATATACTCAATTAAACCTATGTTCTTTTGGGTATTCTTCTTATCCTTGCAGCTCATTCAAATATTATCAAGCACTCCTGCTTGCCTTGGTGAGGTACCACATCATTCAAAAAAACACGCCTGCTTGCTGGTTCTGTTGTTGGTCTCTTTTGTACATTAAGGAATAACCTAGTTGATTTTTCCCTCACCTTGCCTTCTATTTGCATCACCTCATCTATCTTCTTGGAAATGCTTTCATACTGTTCTATCTCTTGTATTGATTTCAATCCATTTGATATCCTCATTTTGGCTATAATAAGTGCAGTAGCTGAAGCACTATGTCTGTTTTATATATGGTTTAAACCAAGATTCATGCCATGTGCATGGTTATAAAAACCTTACTGTACTTTGAATGGACCAAGGGAGTTGTTTACCATTTCAACCATTGGGTACTAGTGAACTGCTGTTTTGTAagcatatattttttgttgggtgTAAATAAagcatgatttaaaaaaaaagaaacatagaCATGTGTACCAGCCTAGATTAGCCTAGATTAGACTAGATTTGACTGAAAAGTGTAGATTTGACTGAAAAGTGTAGATATAGTCTTTAAGAATATCTAACTGAAGGTGTCTGGTTCAGGGTTCAGCTGGTTCGATTGCCAGGTTAGACTAGTTCCTATAAGTATGAGAATGTGATATCAACTTGCTAGGGTTTGGCCGATATCAATCACAGTTGCATTGTTGCATTCCTGATTTCTGAATATGACTTGGAGTCAGAGCTCATGGTTGGGTTCAACTCTCACAGTGTCATGCCAAGTTGCTCTACCTCAAATGGAAACTCCTCCCTCCCTAAGAAAAGGGTGAAGGGTGTGTTGTGAGTTTAAGAGCGGTACatataacttaccaataaaaaccAATGAGCGTTGGTTAAAATAGCGTTGGTTAAAATAGCACTTTCTTCTTCCATAAGAATGGATAGAGGATGAGATTGTGTGTTCAAAATCCACTAGGTGTGGgatttatcattaaaaatttgACCAATAAAAAGAGTCCCAATCAGTTTCAGTACCATTTGTGACTGACTTTTAGCAAACCTGCATATATGACATAATATTGGGATGTAAACTCAGTGTAGTgttggacaaagtttggcttTTAAAGCGATATAATTTGGTTGCTTCCTAATCTTCAGTGGCTGTTGCAGCATCAActtaagtcaatttttttttttgataaatcaacTTAAGTCAATTTCGACTGTGCTTTCCTATTGATCTGCACCTTTTCATGTTAGAATCTTGCCAATCTTTAAGCATAGAGGCCTGATGGTTACATTTCCTTTACCAACATAAAATCACATTCTTACTTGGGTTTTATGCATGTTTCAATTTATTTGGCTATTTGGTCTATTGATTTGGTATTTACTTGATCATGTGGTGAGCATGTTGACTGTTGGAACCATTTGCTATGTCATCAGTTATTAGGTTGTATGCAAACATGTTCTGGACTTTATTGAGTATCAGTTTGACAATATTTGCTGCAGTCTTGACCCcttttctcaatttttattgCTTACACAAGGTTTCTACTTGCAATAGAAATAGAATAGACAGACCATCATTTCAGCTCATATCTGTGAAGCTCCACAATCTTCATACTCCCGTTCAGTGAGATCTGCAGTTCTAGTCTTCAAGTAGCTTTGCCTTCTAACAAAGCTTGCTGTTGATGTCTTAAATGGTTGGTTTCGAAAGCTACAAAAAGCTTTCGATGTGTTAGAAGATAATTTGGGTCATGTTGGAATGGATTTTCCATGTGTTGTTGGTTTACTTAAGAGCAGAGTATTGCTTTGTTCTCtatctgtctctgtctctctgtctctctctctctctctcacacacacacacacacatcagaGACAGCATTTGGGTTTAGTACATTATTTCTTTGTTCACTTGCCTTGGATGTAATAATTTTTGATGACATGGAACCTCTCAATTTGAGCTTTCTATGAATATTGCCTTCTTTGTTTATCTGATGCCTTGggtttaataattcaatttgaGATGTCTTTATCTTTGGTTAtctggtgtgtgtgtgtgtgtttatgcatataaattatttttttcaaaatattacattctttcttttttgtttttttaaatgaaactcATTTGTGGTTCTGTTCATATAAACATCCTTTTCTAACAGCTTCTCTATCCCTTTTACATTTCTACTAATCTCATATATGAGCTTTCAATGAATATTGCCTTCTTATTTCAAACTTTCATGTTTTGGCAGGTTGGGGGTAATGGTACTCAACCTTTTGAACTTTCACAACATTTCTTGCATGGTGTTTCTAGATCAAAATTTCCAATTGATACTGAAAAGAGAGCTGCTAAATTTAATAGTTGGCTCcatgaaagagaaaaagatctTATGGAGGGGGGGATAAATCTTACCGAAGATTTACAGTGTGGGGACATCTTCCATTTGTTTGCTCTAGTTTCTTCAGGTGAACTGTCCATTTCTCCGCGCTTGCCAGATGAAGGAGTTGGAGAGGCTGAAGATCCAAGAAGCTTGAAACGTAAAAATGATAACAATGAATCTTGTGCTGATGATAAGGCTAAGAAACAGAAATCCTTAACAGCAAGTGAGGGAGAAATTCGCAGAGAAAAAGGTTTTCCAGGGATTATGGTATCCATACATCGTGCAACATTTTCTAGAGCCAGTGTTATAGAATTATTTAAAGATGGGACCAACTATACTTGTGAACAACTTTTGCTTGATGGGAATGATCAATCCAACATTTCGTTTGGTCAGAGCAGTAGTTCACCTTGTGTTGATCATATGAAGGAAATTCTTAGCTCAGATGCCGTTGTGCCTATAGCCAGGAATCATGGTGAGTCACCTTGGGAAGCTATGGCAAGCTTTGCTGAATATTTGATGTCAGTACCTTCTGATCCAGAAGAAGCAAATCCCATCCATCCTGAGGTTTTTGGGACTGTTTATGCTGCTATTCAGAAGGCTGGTGACCAAGGTTTGAGCATGGAAGAAGTTTCCCAATTCATTAACACGCCAGGTATATGATGATATTTCTTAGCCTTATCATTTTCTGCTTTCAGTCCAGCAAAATGATATTCATGGGTATGTTCTACTGGATTGATTATTCTTGTTCTATTTTAGGAGAAAGGATTCCTGAACTTATCATTGACGTGCTACAAGCATTTCACCGAGCCTTAAAGGTTAGATTTTCTAAAGATTTAGCCATTGGAAATTATGAATATTGAACATTTGCTCGTGATGCACCTGCAGTGCAGTGGTACAATGCCACATGCATGGGTTGGGTGGTGAGCTCTGCCTCTTTGCATCCCCTCATATGGCATCTCCAATGTCGACATCTCATATGTGCTCTATTCTTATTATCCTGATTAATGTTATTAGTACTGGAAGTTCATCAGAGTTAGATGCAATGTTATTAGTACTCGAAGTTCATAAGAATTCAATGCTAAAATGACATGCAAATGGTAACACATTTTGACTCTTTGGATTTTGAGTTTATGAGTAGAGTAATGATGGTTTTTGTTGAGTTTTGCTGAATTTGTTTCCACCGCCAACCTGTGACTGAGCCTTTCGgtggaagaggaaaaaatataatgaacatCAAAAGAATTTTGTCACAAACTTTATACTCTTTTTTCAAGTTTCAGCTGAGTGCTAGCGTTAGCTTAGCTAGTTTGAGTCAAACCTGAGGAAGTTTAAACATGTTTCTCAATACTCCAACTACATATCTGATATATACCATGTATTACAATTGCCTCAAATgcgtttttgcttttttatgcAGGTCAATGGTTATGATTCTGTTCGTGTCGTTGATTCTCTATATCGTTCCAAGTATTTTTTGACTTCAAAGTCCGGTTTTTGTGATAATGTTAAACCACCTTCATCGACCAAGTCTTTAGGAAGAAGTGATGACAGTCACCTCATTATCCTGCCAGAAAATCATGTCATTGGTAAtgcaaatttaaaaagaaaaacagactCGAGTGTAGACAATCAGCATAAAGTGACGATTCTTAATCTACCCGAAGAGGTTACTGAGCCCTCAAATGAAAACCAAACAAGAAATTTGCTTAAAAAAACTGTTTTACCTAGTGGCGAAAAAGAGGATGAAGCCTCTTTAATTTCTTCTGGTGAAATATGCATGCCAATATTGCCTTGGATTAATGGAGACGGGACTGTTAACAATATAATTTACAAGGGAGTTCGGCGCCGTGTTCTTGGAATTGTGATGCAAAATCCAGGGATATTAGAGGTACATGCCTTTCTGAATTCATGcttttgtttataaatttttttcacgGTTTGTAAAAACATGCTTTGCTGTCTTCTTCTGGGTCAACAGGTGgcttttataaaaagaaaagtttaactgaaggagtttttttttaagctttcaaatttcaattagcATGTGGTGGTCGAAAAACTTCTGAtttcaaaagtattttttttcacaaagaGTGTTTTTgcaaaatgctttaaatttgAAAGTGGTCTATAATTAAGCGGCTGAGTGGTGTCTGTTGTAGGAGGCTTCTGTGGCTCATCTGTATaggattttatttctttttctaccagagggaaaaaaaaaaagtaatcggTTGCCCTTTGCTTCACTTATGACTTCTGTTGATCCGCCCAGTCAATCAGCGTGCGGGGGATGTTGAAATGAGTTATTTGTAGTTTATCAAGAAACGGTTCTGTCTCATCTAGGGCTTAGTCGGGTTTACCACCCATATATCATTGATTTCCTGTAAAGTTGCTGTACCTCATTTTTAGTTAGAAATAGTTAGTTCCCCTATTTAGAGATTTGAACTACATTGGTCTGACTTGTCCTGTCAAGCTTGAGCCTGCCGCTTCTTTTCGTATCTTTTGATGCtgactttcttttctttttccattttttttgttaggatgACATTATCCGTCAGATGGTGGATATATTGAACCCCCAGGTAAGCTTTCAATACCCTATTTGTAAAGGTTTACattgaaaatgttaaaagtCTAGAATGCTTAAATTATCCTGACTATGCAATAAATGTTGTTTGGAAAATATTAGTCCCTTGCGAAACcaatctaataaaattttttataaataatattctcTACTCTCCACGTGGGGATTATCAGCTACACTAGTCATTTCATGAATTTGCTCATACATGGACTACTACCTGCTCTTTCTTTGTGAATAAATGCTAATGCAAGGTCTAAATTTCTTACAGAGCTGTAGAAAATTGTTGGAGTTGATGTTTCTGGATAAACACCTCCATGTAAAGAAAATGTATCAAACTACATCCAATGCGCCCCCAGGCATTCTTGGTACCCTCCTTGGAAGCAAACTCAGCatgaaaaaatttgatattcGCGAGCATTTCTTTGCAAATCCCATGAGTACATCCTTATTGTAGGGAACAACTTTaagcatattttaaaataagttttggtGAGCAACTTTGCTTCCTCTTCACAAAAGTACTCAAGTTTGTGGGTCAAATGTAAAGAGTAGCATTGAATGCTGATTCTTGTATAGAGTATTAGAATGAGTGATCTTAGgatgttcactcttttttttgcTCCCCCTTTTTGCTAAATTAAATAGGGTAGGGGGAAGTGATCAATCTGTCAAAGACCGTCTGTGCTTATGGAATGTGTGGTCTTAGGATTGTAACTCTTGAAGCTGAAAGAAGtccttttttttggtattattttcTGTATGGTTCTTCCCTTGTGTACACCTGCTTAATGGGAATTCGATATTTAGTGTAGATAAAATGTACTCAAActtttttatatagtaaaatggTTGTTAATGACatgcaaattttaaattaaggaaagacattttatgtatttatgttGCTTTTGTAAACATGAGTCAAAATAGTACAATATACTGTGAACACTAAGGAGGCCAGGGAAAAGGAAtaattggtttattttatttcgtCTTAGTTGCAAGATTGTGACATAGTAAGGCAAGCCATCTTGTTTCAATAACTTCAATTCGCCTCAACAGCCAAAAGCAAGAAAACagttttacaacaaaaaaaaaaatgtatactgAGAGATATTGTGTCGATATTTTCTAACTTTAAACAAGTACTTTTGATATAGGAATAGTGTTTTGTAACGAAGTCTTTTATGACTATAATAGAggatttatattattatatggtGATAATTGTCGCCTTAAGAACATAGTATTGCCCCCCAAATAAATTCAGTGACATTTTTGATTTCCCATTCCCCCACTTTCACTACCACTACCTCTATGGATGGTTGTGATATGATAAACCTGGGTAAAAATGATGTTGCTTCAAtcattagagcatccacattcatttatcctaattctatcctattttaccattcaaaaagttactttatcaattatataatacaattttacaattccTCAACATTCAATcttctattttaccatactacatattaaaataatataaaaataataatataaaaatatttcccaattctctctctaatctctatATCTCTTTACTCTGTCCACCTTCTCTCAGTCACACCACCACACCATCCACCTTCTCTCAGTCACACCACCACCGTCCACCATCCACCTTCTCTCAGTCACACCACCCACTTCTGCTAAGCAAAATCCCTAGCAAAATCCAGAAACCAGAAACCAAAAATCATTCACAAACC
The sequence above is drawn from the Castanea sativa cultivar Marrone di Chiusa Pesio chromosome 5, ASM4071231v1 genome and encodes:
- the LOC142636279 gene encoding uncharacterized protein LOC142636279 isoform X1, coding for MDSILNSALEEICSQGQNGVTLPTLYTKLNPLLSSFNLDLSPGVKKAIWVRLLSVPTLQFQAHNVSYSPSDPSIQSFEDAQKLNLKVFAKEHLRDNFVGLYNVQSANANMSSPQRRALERLAIARTNGITQNQLGKEFGIEGKNLFYIVRNLECQGLIVRQSAVVRTKEASNEGDLKNSPCVITNIMYLYRYAKQLGSQQKIEITKEEQTIESIGNADENDTSGGGFYGKCVKEDVHVRDYVPAMKAVCDKLEAAADKVLVVSDIKKDLGYCGPSGHKDWRRICDKLKDANIVEQFDAKVNGKVEACLRLVKTFSPKQFGPNTHGCGDDDFEEEQQVKFGKQRQITEQLVELPIERQIYDMIDAAGSEGLTVMEVCKRLGIDNKKNYNRLVNMFSRFGMNLQAENHKKCMIYRVWTPGNFGPESANAFLKKSKDVLDENKFSNIHVGNLDASKGSALICSEHDPSTSEGDVASPGKIINRQIDTELFHGSPGDGDSNHMLVCPSNPLFEPRDTVSGAELNIDNAELETNVDSSETPPPTALKPLTSGSFQRYPCLPLTADSARREQRILERLQEEKFILRGELFKWLVSLEKDKSTTADRKTIDRILNKLQQQGHCKCMLINSPVITNFGRSRITQVVLHPSIQSLSPELLAEIHDRHRSFEMQSRGQGSSRVKNDESVPVLKGVQRIQNHVGSDVRAVRSESMRANGFVLAKMVRAKLLHCFLWDYLFSAAGSNDALSSGKHVYEMSSLQTNSKLFSLEVAIKAMPVELFLQVVGTTQKFDDMIEKCKRGLLLSDIPAEEYKQLMDTHATGRISLVIDILQRLKLIRMITDGHLKGVQVPHVTYTHAMELKPYIEEPLSKYATSLSFIDLDLRPRMRHDFILSSKATVNEYWQTLEYCYAAADPRSALLAFPGSAVHEVFLFRSWASVRVMTADQRAELLNRVVQDDISEKISYKDCEKIAKELNLTLEQVLRVYYDKRQQRLNRFQGKGDESQLVRRKRNSSSWRGERSPVARSTKRARVDTETGQLDKQRFDGLPDTVNQCMGEKDLLVTYPGEHNNHLQTIQEDDHLKSEEEPGQSEDEECYSFISQCAVSKMDPTRQRRFSWTDEADRQLVIQYVRHRVVRGAKYHRTDWSSLPDLPAPPVTCKRRMALLNRNRIFRKAVMRLCNFLGARYAKHLEKTQNRSLKKDACGMLVQSLSVEGLERNFSNVDEHTQETGLEEKPWYDFDDESLKADLDEVMWYKRMGKLEASRRVESANDSQESELVASNSSCQDVENNGGILQKITAKKSRRRLNQKFIKLLNEGVNVSRQVYESLAVSNAVELFKLVFLSTSTAAEVPNLLAEILRRYSQHDLFAAFNFLRENKIMVGGNGTQPFELSQHFLHGVSRSKFPIDTEKRAAKFNSWLHEREKDLMEGGINLTEDLQCGDIFHLFALVSSGELSISPRLPDEGVGEAEDPRSLKRKNDNNESCADDKAKKQKSLTASEGEIRREKGFPGIMVSIHRATFSRASVIELFKDGTNYTCEQLLLDGNDQSNISFGQSSSSPCVDHMKEILSSDAVVPIARNHGESPWEAMASFAEYLMSVPSDPEEANPIHPEVFGTVYAAIQKAGDQGLSMEEVSQFINTPGERIPELIIDVLQAFHRALKVNGYDSVRVVDSLYRSKYFLTSKSGFCDNVKPPSSTKSLGRSDDSHLIILPENHVIGNANLKRKTDSSVDNQHKVTILNLPEEVTEPSNENQTRNLLKKTVLPSGEKEDEASLISSGEICMPILPWINGDGTVNNIIYKGVRRRVLGIVMQNPGILEDDIIRQMVDILNPQSCRKLLELMFLDKHLHVKKMYQTTSNAPPGILGTLLGSKLSMKKFDIREHFFANPMSTSLL